Proteins from a genomic interval of Paenibacillus sp. FSL R5-0623:
- a CDS encoding MSMEG_1061 family FMN-dependent PPOX-type flavoprotein yields MEKQALNIPLITDAEELQGMVGEPHEHVRNKAISFVDSHVQNFISMSPLFFLSTSDRDGNSDVSPRGDGAGFVKVYDTYRLVYPERPGNRRIDSLLNMLSNPGIGMLFLIPGLNEVLRINGTASITKDEEFIASMGWSGKTIGAAVIIDVEECFIHCPRAFKQAGLWALETWVDAENLPSSSEMFRAHLEINGLL; encoded by the coding sequence TTGGAGAAGCAGGCATTGAATATTCCGTTGATTACAGATGCTGAGGAACTGCAAGGCATGGTGGGTGAGCCGCATGAACATGTGCGTAACAAGGCAATTTCATTTGTAGACTCACATGTTCAGAACTTTATATCCATGTCACCATTATTTTTTCTCTCCACCTCTGATCGTGATGGAAATAGCGATGTATCACCTCGGGGCGATGGAGCGGGATTTGTAAAAGTGTATGATACATACCGGCTCGTCTATCCTGAGCGCCCAGGCAATCGGCGGATAGACTCGTTGTTGAACATGTTGTCGAACCCTGGTATCGGTATGCTTTTTTTGATTCCGGGACTGAATGAAGTGCTGCGTATTAATGGTACAGCATCCATTACCAAGGATGAGGAATTCATCGCCAGTATGGGCTGGAGTGGTAAAACCATAGGTGCGGCTGTCATTATAGATGTGGAAGAGTGTTTTATCCATTGTCCGAGGGCATTTAAACAGGCTGGATTATGGGCCTTAGAAACATGGGTGGATGCTGAGAATTTGCCTTCATCGAGCGAGATGTTTCGAGCTCATTTGGAGATTAACGGGTTGTTATAA
- a CDS encoding galactokinase: MNVTELKQKFIEKYGESGADIRVFHAPGRVNLIGEHIDYNGGYVLPAALEFGTTLIIRERQDNKLQLASTNMSYEGVLDTSSIGKQKTGEWTDYPVGVMVELQGKGVNVTKGYDFLYHGEIPNGAGLSSSASLEVLTGFAIQSLEGVSDIDTVQLALLSQKAENEFVGVNCGIMDQFAVANGAQDHAILLMCDTLEYQKVPFRTGSYKLVIGNTNKRRGLVDSAYNERRSQCEQALAILKEQLPALNYLAQLTPEQFVTLQDQIKDEKVRQRAQHVVEENARVLASVEALQGNDLETFGKLMNASHESLRDLYEVSCDELDVMVEEAQRIPGTLGARMTGAGFGGCTVSLVHENDVERFVSEVGAAYEARTHLKGDFYVCGVGDGVKELKEAK; the protein is encoded by the coding sequence GTGAACGTAACTGAATTGAAACAAAAGTTTATTGAGAAGTACGGAGAGAGTGGAGCGGACATCCGTGTATTTCATGCCCCTGGGCGTGTGAATCTGATCGGTGAGCACATTGACTATAACGGTGGATATGTGCTTCCGGCAGCACTTGAATTCGGAACAACATTGATCATTCGTGAGCGTCAGGACAACAAGTTGCAACTGGCTTCCACGAACATGTCTTATGAAGGGGTACTAGACACTTCCTCCATTGGTAAGCAGAAGACCGGAGAATGGACCGACTATCCTGTTGGGGTCATGGTTGAACTGCAAGGTAAAGGCGTGAATGTAACAAAAGGTTACGACTTCCTGTACCACGGGGAGATTCCGAACGGGGCAGGACTTTCATCATCTGCATCTCTGGAGGTACTCACCGGATTTGCTATTCAGTCTCTGGAAGGTGTGTCGGATATTGATACGGTTCAACTGGCACTTCTGTCCCAGAAAGCGGAAAATGAGTTCGTAGGCGTCAACTGTGGAATCATGGATCAGTTCGCTGTTGCAAACGGTGCTCAGGATCACGCGATCCTGCTGATGTGTGACACACTGGAGTACCAAAAGGTTCCTTTCCGTACAGGCTCCTACAAATTGGTCATTGGTAACACGAACAAACGCCGCGGTCTGGTGGATTCGGCTTACAATGAACGTCGCTCCCAATGCGAGCAGGCACTTGCCATCTTGAAGGAACAGCTGCCTGCACTGAATTACCTGGCTCAATTGACGCCAGAGCAGTTCGTAACACTACAGGATCAGATCAAGGATGAGAAAGTAAGACAGCGTGCACAACATGTCGTGGAAGAGAACGCGCGTGTGCTCGCATCGGTCGAAGCATTGCAGGGTAATGATCTGGAAACTTTCGGCAAGCTGATGAACGCTTCTCATGAATCGCTTCGTGACTTGTACGAAGTAAGCTGTGATGAGCTGGACGTTATGGTTGAAGAAGCTCAGCGGATTCCAGGCACGCTTGGTGCTCGGATGACTGGCGCAGGATTTGGCGGTTGTACCGTATCACTTGTGCATGAAAATGATGTCGAGCGTTTTGTAAGTGAAGTGGGCGCTGCATATGAAGCGCGTACCCATCTCAAAGGTGATTTTTATGTATGCGGCGTAGGCGACGGTGTTAAAGAATTGAAGGAGGCGAAGTAA
- the galE gene encoding UDP-glucose 4-epimerase GalE translates to MAILVTGGAGYIGSHTVAALLERGEEVVVLDNLQTGHREALLGGKLYEGDLRDKEILAKLFAENSIDAVIHFAANSLVGESMKDPVKYYDNNVFGTLCLLEAMNAANVRRIVFSSTAATYGEPEKVPIEESDRTEPTNVYGETKLMMERMMSWFDKVQDIKYVSLRYFNAAGAHDSGKIGEDHQPESHLIPLVLQTALKQRPHIAVFGDDYATEDGTCIRDYIHVSDLADAHLRAVDYLRKGENSNVFNLGNGTGFSVKQVIETARKVTGLDIPVVQEPRRAGDPAVLVASSAKARSVLGWNPKWTNLEDVIQSAWSWHQSRPDGYGKN, encoded by the coding sequence ATGGCAATTTTGGTGACAGGTGGAGCAGGGTATATTGGGTCTCATACGGTAGCAGCATTGTTGGAACGTGGAGAAGAGGTTGTTGTACTGGATAACTTACAGACAGGGCATCGTGAGGCGTTGCTCGGCGGTAAGTTGTATGAAGGGGATCTGCGTGACAAAGAAATTCTGGCGAAGCTGTTCGCTGAGAATTCAATCGATGCAGTCATTCACTTTGCAGCCAACTCACTCGTAGGCGAGAGCATGAAAGACCCGGTTAAATATTATGACAACAACGTGTTTGGTACACTCTGTCTGTTGGAAGCGATGAATGCAGCGAACGTACGCCGCATCGTCTTCTCCTCTACAGCAGCTACCTACGGTGAGCCTGAGAAAGTGCCAATCGAAGAGAGTGATCGTACAGAGCCAACCAACGTATACGGCGAAACAAAGCTGATGATGGAACGCATGATGTCATGGTTCGATAAAGTTCAGGATATCAAATACGTTTCCCTGCGTTACTTCAATGCAGCAGGTGCACATGACAGCGGCAAAATTGGTGAAGATCACCAACCAGAGAGTCACCTGATTCCACTCGTACTGCAAACAGCATTGAAACAACGCCCACACATCGCCGTGTTTGGTGACGACTATGCAACAGAAGATGGAACATGTATCCGTGACTATATCCATGTGAGCGACTTGGCTGATGCACATCTGCGTGCAGTAGATTATCTTCGCAAAGGTGAGAACAGTAATGTATTCAACCTGGGTAATGGTACAGGATTCTCTGTAAAACAAGTGATCGAAACAGCCAGAAAAGTGACTGGCCTCGATATCCCGGTTGTACAGGAACCACGTCGTGCAGGTGACCCGGCTGTGCTGGTAGCTTCATCTGCAAAAGCGAGATCTGTCCTAGGCTGGAATCCAAAATGGACCAATCTGGAAGATGTCATTCAAAGCGCTTGGAGCTGGCACCAATCACGACCTGACGGCTACGGAAAAAACTAG
- a CDS encoding UDP-glucose--hexose-1-phosphate uridylyltransferase — MSQTHIAAGATERTPEQQEALHAIERLVAFALQKQLIEEADWDYSRNLLLEQFGFSEPYAGELDTSVPDGPQVMLDTLIDYGFSIGLIPENSDTFRDLLDAKIMGHLMARPSEVVRAFRHTEQTEGIEAATSQFYDLSINSNYIRMDRISKNVYWTQDTAYGDMEITINLSKPEKSPKEIAMAKLLPPPVYPKCQLCRENVGYAGRVNHPARQNLRVIPLELNSEPWLFQYSPYVYYNEHCIIFHHDHVPMKLTKDTLRRLLAFVGEYPHYFIGSNADLPIVGGSILTHDHFQGGRHTFAIQNAQPEAVFRHADAPGLTLSLVKWPMSVMRLASHDPAELLEAGNAVYEAWKLYSDSAVDIEAFSEVDGEQVPHNTVTPIVRRSADGGYEMDLVLRNNRTNDVHPEGIFHPHREMHHLKKENIGLIEVMGLAILPGRLKEELDNIADILAGDAKLAEAAKASDHVLNKHLGWAEELIERFGPKLDKEQAVAIVQQEVGLKFAEILEHAGVYKYDEAGRQAFRRFVSSMGYTE, encoded by the coding sequence ATGTCACAGACTCATATTGCAGCAGGTGCCACAGAGCGGACACCGGAGCAGCAGGAAGCACTGCATGCCATTGAACGTCTGGTTGCATTTGCCTTGCAGAAACAATTAATCGAGGAAGCGGATTGGGATTATAGCCGCAACCTCTTGCTGGAACAATTCGGATTCTCAGAGCCTTACGCCGGAGAACTGGACACAAGCGTGCCAGACGGCCCACAGGTGATGCTTGATACGTTGATCGATTATGGATTTTCCATTGGACTCATTCCTGAAAATAGTGATACATTCCGTGATTTGCTGGATGCCAAAATCATGGGTCATTTGATGGCACGCCCATCCGAAGTGGTACGCGCATTCCGCCACACGGAGCAGACGGAAGGCATTGAGGCGGCCACATCTCAATTCTATGACTTGTCGATTAACTCCAACTACATTCGGATGGATCGGATCTCGAAGAACGTTTACTGGACACAGGACACGGCCTATGGAGACATGGAGATTACTATTAACCTGTCAAAACCGGAGAAAAGTCCAAAGGAAATTGCCATGGCGAAATTGCTTCCGCCACCGGTATATCCTAAATGCCAGCTGTGTCGTGAAAATGTAGGTTACGCTGGTCGGGTGAATCACCCGGCTCGCCAGAATCTGAGAGTTATTCCGCTGGAACTTAACAGCGAGCCTTGGTTGTTCCAATACTCGCCATATGTGTACTACAACGAGCACTGCATCATTTTCCATCATGATCATGTGCCGATGAAGCTGACGAAGGATACACTGCGTAGACTACTTGCCTTTGTCGGGGAGTACCCGCATTACTTTATCGGATCTAACGCAGATTTGCCGATCGTTGGTGGATCGATTCTGACACATGACCATTTCCAGGGCGGACGTCATACATTCGCGATTCAAAATGCACAGCCTGAGGCTGTCTTCCGCCATGCGGATGCACCTGGACTTACACTGAGTCTCGTAAAATGGCCGATGTCTGTAATGCGTCTGGCTTCACACGATCCTGCAGAGTTGCTTGAAGCAGGTAATGCTGTATATGAAGCGTGGAAGCTTTACAGTGATTCTGCTGTGGATATCGAGGCATTCAGTGAAGTGGATGGGGAACAGGTACCACACAATACAGTAACACCAATCGTTCGTCGCAGTGCAGACGGTGGGTATGAGATGGATCTCGTCTTGCGTAACAACCGCACGAATGATGTGCATCCTGAAGGGATTTTCCATCCGCACCGTGAGATGCACCATTTGAAAAAAGAGAACATTGGTCTGATCGAAGTGATGGGACTTGCCATTCTGCCAGGTCGTTTGAAAGAAGAGCTGGACAATATCGCGGATATCCTCGCTGGAGATGCTAAACTTGCTGAAGCCGCCAAAGCTTCTGATCATGTGTTGAACAAACATCTGGGCTGGGCGGAAGAATTAATTGAACGGTTTGGTCCTAAACTGGACAAAGAACAAGCCGTTGCCATTGTACAGCAGGAAGTTGGCTTGAAATTCGCCGAGATTCTGGAGCATGCAGGTGTCTACAAATATGATGAAGCAGGACGCCAGGCTTTCCGTCGTTTTGTGAGCAGCATGGGATACACTGAATAA
- a CDS encoding protease, with protein METMYWGCLIGGAIFAVVSLVLGDLIDGLLDGAFEMPGLDFFKPVVLAGSITTFGGAGILLTRYSSLSAMSGLILSLLIGIAAAMLVFFAYIKPMRNSDVSIAFSMKELSGKIGEITIPVPEKGFGEVMIRFASGSTIQTASSFEHLPIAAGARVVVVDVVDGVLRVSEWDENVLKDL; from the coding sequence ATGGAAACAATGTATTGGGGGTGTCTAATCGGAGGGGCGATATTTGCGGTTGTCAGCCTTGTGCTGGGTGACTTGATTGATGGCTTGCTGGACGGAGCCTTCGAAATGCCAGGTCTTGATTTTTTCAAACCCGTTGTGTTAGCTGGTTCCATTACAACCTTTGGTGGAGCAGGTATTTTGCTGACACGTTATAGTTCATTAAGTGCCATGTCCGGACTAATACTATCCCTGCTTATAGGTATTGCTGCAGCCATGCTGGTATTCTTCGCATATATCAAACCGATGCGTAACAGCGATGTCTCGATTGCATTTTCAATGAAAGAGTTATCTGGGAAAATTGGGGAAATCACCATTCCGGTGCCGGAAAAAGGTTTTGGCGAAGTGATGATCCGCTTTGCATCCGGCAGTACGATTCAAACGGCATCCAGTTTTGAACACCTCCCCATTGCGGCGGGAGCACGTGTTGTTGTGGTGGATGTTGTTGATGGCGTACTGCGTGTGTCGGAATGGGATGAAAATGTACTTAAAGATTTATAA
- a CDS encoding iron-containing alcohol dehydrogenase, giving the protein MRSFQFYNPTRLIFGKGQLEALKTEVPKYGKRVLLVYGGGSIKRSGLYDQVIGLLKEAGAEVTELAGVEPNPRLSTVHKGVDLCKTNNIDLILAVGGGSVLDCSKAIAVGAKYDGDMWDFAQRKAVAQDALPLGTVLTMAATGSEMNSGSVITNQDTQEKLGWGSAYSFPAFSILDPVNTYTVPLDQTVYGMVDMMSHVLEHYFHLDANTPVQLGFCETILRTVMEAAPRLVEDLENYELRETILYCGTMALNGVLNMGLAGDWATHNIEHAVSAVYDIPHGGGLAILFPHWMKHNLDVNVDRFKRLAINVFEVNPEGKSDRQIAEEGIDALSKFWTSIGAPNRLADYDIDDSQIDVMADKAMLFGPFGNFKKLQREDVVSIYKASL; this is encoded by the coding sequence ATGAGATCTTTCCAATTCTATAATCCAACCCGGCTGATTTTCGGCAAAGGACAACTGGAAGCATTGAAAACAGAAGTGCCGAAATACGGTAAACGGGTTCTGCTTGTATATGGTGGCGGCAGTATCAAACGCAGTGGTCTGTACGATCAAGTGATCGGTTTGCTTAAGGAAGCTGGAGCAGAAGTGACTGAACTGGCAGGTGTGGAACCTAACCCGCGTCTTTCTACGGTGCATAAAGGGGTAGACCTCTGTAAAACAAATAACATCGACCTGATCCTCGCTGTAGGTGGAGGTAGTGTACTAGACTGCTCCAAAGCTATCGCTGTAGGTGCCAAATATGATGGCGATATGTGGGATTTTGCTCAGCGCAAAGCCGTTGCACAGGACGCTCTTCCACTCGGTACCGTATTGACCATGGCGGCAACTGGTTCGGAAATGAACTCCGGTTCGGTTATTACGAATCAGGATACACAAGAAAAATTGGGCTGGGGTAGCGCATACTCATTCCCTGCATTCTCCATCCTGGATCCAGTGAATACATACACTGTTCCACTGGACCAAACGGTATACGGCATGGTGGATATGATGTCCCACGTATTGGAGCATTACTTCCATCTGGATGCCAATACACCGGTTCAACTCGGTTTCTGTGAGACGATTCTGCGTACTGTCATGGAAGCAGCTCCTCGTCTGGTTGAAGATCTGGAGAACTATGAACTGCGCGAAACGATTCTGTATTGCGGAACAATGGCACTGAATGGTGTGCTGAATATGGGTCTCGCAGGAGACTGGGCAACACATAATATTGAACACGCGGTATCCGCAGTGTATGATATCCCACACGGCGGTGGACTTGCAATCTTGTTCCCACACTGGATGAAACATAACCTGGACGTGAATGTGGATCGATTCAAACGTCTGGCAATTAATGTATTCGAGGTGAACCCTGAAGGCAAGTCGGACAGACAGATTGCCGAAGAAGGTATCGATGCGCTCAGCAAATTCTGGACATCCATTGGTGCCCCTAACCGTTTGGCTGATTACGATATCGATGATAGCCAGATCGACGTAATGGCAGACAAAGCGATGCTGTTTGGCCCATTCGGTAATTTCAAGAAACTGCAACGGGAAGATGTTGTATCCATCTACAAGGCTTCTCTGTAA
- the ptsG gene encoding glucose-specific PTS transporter subunit IIBC encodes MFKKLFGVLQRVGKALMLPVAILPAAGLLLGIGNMLVNPDFLQYVTALDTPWVNSIATIMMNAGQIVFDNLALLFAVGVAVGLAGGEGVAGLAAIIGYLVMNVTLGTAVGVTPAMIGEVPGYASILGIPTLSTGVFGGIIIGIAAALCYNRFFKIELPSYLGFFAGKRFVPIITSVVSLLIGLLLVIIWPPIQNGLNAVSHFMVDTSPTLSAFIFGVVERSLIPFGLHHIFYSPFWFEFGEYVNKAGDVIRGDQQIFFNQLRDGVNLTAGTFQVGKFPFMMFGLPAAALAMYHEARPEHKKYVAGIMGSAALTSFLTGITEPLEFSFLFVAPVLFAVHCIFAGLSFMTMQILGVKIGMTFSGGFIDFLIFGIIPNRTPWWDVIIVGLILAVIYYFGFRFIIRKFNLKTPGREDATPETESGGGSGSTDDLPHNILEAFGGKENIKHLDACITRLRIEVNEKSNVKKDRLKQLGASGVLEVGNNVQAIFGTRSDTIKSQMQDIIAGRTPAPTPAAAKPTPEEEKAQGEQGERIVAEDIVMPVNGELLDITNVPDPVFAEKMTGDGFAILPHDGTITSPVYGKVFNVFPSKHAVGIMSDGGKEVLVHIGVNTVKLKGQGFNVLVQEGDLVSAGQPIMEVDLEYVKANAPSIISPVIFTNLPEGSTVTLKKSGVLKVGDQPIIEIK; translated from the coding sequence ATGTTCAAAAAGCTTTTTGGTGTATTGCAAAGAGTAGGTAAAGCTCTCATGCTGCCTGTAGCCATTCTACCTGCGGCAGGTTTGCTGCTCGGAATTGGTAACATGCTGGTTAATCCAGATTTCTTGCAATATGTAACGGCGCTCGACACCCCTTGGGTGAACTCGATCGCAACAATTATGATGAATGCAGGTCAGATCGTATTCGATAATCTGGCATTGCTGTTCGCCGTCGGTGTAGCCGTCGGATTGGCCGGTGGCGAAGGGGTTGCAGGTCTCGCAGCGATCATCGGTTATCTGGTCATGAATGTCACACTGGGTACCGCAGTAGGGGTTACCCCAGCAATGATCGGTGAAGTACCGGGTTATGCCAGCATCTTGGGTATCCCAACATTAAGTACGGGCGTGTTCGGAGGTATTATCATAGGTATTGCCGCCGCGCTGTGTTACAATCGATTTTTCAAAATCGAACTGCCGTCTTACCTTGGTTTCTTTGCGGGTAAACGTTTCGTTCCGATTATCACTTCGGTTGTATCCCTCTTAATCGGGTTGCTTCTTGTGATTATCTGGCCACCGATTCAAAATGGATTGAATGCTGTATCTCACTTCATGGTAGATACAAGCCCGACATTGTCGGCATTCATCTTCGGAGTTGTGGAACGGTCATTAATTCCGTTTGGTCTTCACCACATTTTCTACTCCCCATTCTGGTTTGAGTTCGGTGAGTACGTAAACAAAGCTGGAGATGTCATTCGTGGTGACCAGCAAATCTTCTTCAATCAATTGCGTGATGGTGTGAACCTCACAGCGGGAACATTCCAAGTTGGTAAATTCCCGTTCATGATGTTTGGTTTGCCAGCGGCCGCACTTGCGATGTACCATGAAGCAAGACCGGAACACAAAAAGTATGTAGCAGGTATCATGGGCTCTGCAGCATTGACTTCGTTCCTGACAGGGATCACGGAACCACTTGAATTCTCGTTCCTGTTTGTAGCACCAGTCCTGTTTGCAGTACACTGTATCTTTGCAGGTTTGTCTTTCATGACCATGCAAATTCTGGGTGTCAAGATCGGTATGACCTTCTCCGGTGGGTTCATTGACTTCCTGATCTTCGGTATTATTCCGAACCGTACACCTTGGTGGGACGTTATTATTGTCGGATTGATTCTTGCGGTGATCTATTACTTCGGTTTCCGGTTTATCATTCGCAAATTTAATCTCAAAACGCCTGGACGAGAGGATGCAACGCCTGAAACCGAATCTGGCGGAGGCTCTGGTTCAACGGATGATCTGCCCCATAACATTCTTGAAGCTTTCGGTGGCAAAGAGAATATCAAACATCTGGACGCTTGTATTACTCGTTTGCGGATTGAAGTTAATGAGAAATCCAATGTGAAAAAAGACCGTTTGAAACAATTGGGTGCATCTGGTGTACTTGAAGTGGGTAATAATGTTCAAGCCATCTTTGGTACACGTTCCGACACGATCAAATCTCAAATGCAGGATATTATTGCAGGACGAACACCAGCACCAACGCCAGCAGCTGCCAAACCAACTCCTGAAGAGGAGAAGGCACAAGGTGAGCAAGGCGAGCGCATCGTTGCTGAGGATATCGTCATGCCAGTCAATGGTGAATTGCTGGACATTACAAACGTACCTGATCCGGTCTTTGCTGAGAAAATGACAGGTGATGGATTCGCAATTTTGCCACATGATGGTACGATAACTTCCCCTGTGTATGGTAAAGTGTTTAATGTATTTCCAAGCAAACATGCCGTGGGCATCATGTCCGATGGAGGCAAGGAAGTGCTTGTTCATATAGGTGTTAATACGGTGAAGCTGAAAGGTCAAGGCTTTAACGTACTGGTACAGGAAGGTGATCTGGTATCGGCAGGTCAGCCGATTATGGAAGTGGATCTGGAGTATGTCAAAGCAAACGCTCCTTCGATCATTTCACCCGTTATTTTCACCAACCTGCCAGAGGGCTCCACAGTAACTCTGAAGAAGAGTGGAGTGCTGAAAGTTGGCGATCAGCCAATCATTGAGATAAAATAA
- a CDS encoding PRD domain-containing protein, with protein MSSLHVDKALNNNVIIAQHPEHGEVVVIGKGIGFNRKPSDHIPLMAVEKMFILKNQQEQEQYKQLLPQVDEALIEIINEVITYIAERTDVPLNEHIHIALTDHISFALKRKEQGIIIQNPFLYETREIYPEEYRMGEYAVRLIKERMGVDLGMDEIGFVALHIYSAMTNQNISQVREHSQLITDLVNLVSDQLDYSFETESLDYSRLLTHLRFALERVRRGDKVEELHKLDSLLKLEYPEMYSLAWKLTKVMEKRLKLPVYPAEVGYLTIHLQRLNQRKEEENK; from the coding sequence ATGAGCAGCCTGCATGTAGATAAAGCGCTAAATAATAATGTAATCATTGCACAGCATCCTGAACACGGGGAAGTCGTTGTTATTGGTAAAGGCATTGGCTTTAACCGAAAACCGAGTGATCACATTCCATTGATGGCTGTGGAGAAAATGTTCATTTTGAAAAACCAGCAGGAGCAAGAGCAGTACAAACAGCTTCTTCCACAGGTGGATGAAGCACTGATCGAGATTATTAACGAAGTTATTACGTATATTGCAGAGCGTACGGACGTCCCTCTGAATGAACATATCCATATTGCATTAACCGATCACATTTCTTTCGCGTTAAAACGCAAGGAGCAGGGCATTATCATACAAAATCCATTTTTATATGAAACCCGCGAGATTTATCCTGAGGAATATCGAATGGGAGAATACGCTGTTCGTTTGATCAAAGAGAGAATGGGCGTAGATTTGGGGATGGACGAGATTGGTTTTGTTGCCCTCCATATCTATAGTGCAATGACCAATCAAAATATATCCCAGGTACGTGAACATTCACAATTGATCACTGATTTGGTGAACCTGGTGTCCGATCAACTCGATTATTCGTTTGAAACGGAATCACTCGATTACTCTCGTTTGCTGACTCATCTTCGTTTCGCTCTTGAGCGTGTTCGCCGTGGAGACAAAGTGGAAGAGCTTCATAAGTTGGATTCCCTGCTTAAGTTGGAGTATCCCGAAATGTACTCGCTTGCATGGAAACTGACCAAAGTAATGGAGAAAAGACTGAAACTGCCGGTTTATCCTGCGGAGGTAGGTTATCTGACCATTCATCTGCAAAGGCTGAATCAGCGGAAGGAAGAAGAGAATAAGTGA
- a CDS encoding flotillin family protein, with amino-acid sequence MENLNWDVLLIPIVVLGVILILGLAFWARYKTVGPDEAMIVTGSFLGSKNISDDDSGRKIKIVRGGGAFILPVFQQSEFISLLSHKLDVSTPEVYTEQGVPVIADGVAIIKVGGAVEDVATAAEQFIGKPVEALRSEAQEVLEGHLRAILGTMTVEEVYRNRDRFAQEVQGVAARDLKKMGLQIVSFTIKDVRDKQGYLDALGKPRIAAVKRDAEIAEAEAMRDARIQKANAEEQGQKAELLRDTNIAEAAKEKELKVATFKRDQDTAKAEADQAYHIHEARARQTVVEEEMKVELVRKEREIDLQEKEIVVREKQYDAEVKKKAEADRYAVEQAAEADKAKRMREADAVQYSIETHAKATAEQKRLEGQAMADAELAKGTADAEVIRLRGLAEAEAKEKLAEAFQKFGEAAVLDIIVKMLPELAGKIAEPIASIDKLTVVDTGKGEGAARVSNYVTELMATAPEMLKSVSGIDVEQLIKGLTKSKTPAPVAIQQSEAVTTPSIIDKIVERAGVDE; translated from the coding sequence ATGGAAAATTTGAATTGGGATGTTTTATTGATTCCTATAGTTGTACTCGGAGTCATTCTAATCTTGGGTCTGGCTTTCTGGGCGAGATACAAAACGGTTGGACCGGATGAGGCGATGATCGTTACGGGTTCTTTCCTGGGTAGTAAAAATATCTCCGATGATGATTCTGGCCGAAAAATTAAAATTGTTCGTGGTGGCGGTGCGTTTATCCTGCCGGTATTCCAGCAGTCCGAGTTTATCTCCTTGTTATCCCACAAGCTGGATGTCTCCACCCCTGAAGTGTACACGGAGCAAGGGGTTCCGGTTATTGCTGACGGTGTAGCTATTATCAAGGTTGGAGGCGCTGTAGAGGACGTTGCTACGGCAGCTGAGCAATTCATCGGTAAACCTGTAGAAGCGCTGAGAAGCGAAGCACAGGAGGTACTCGAGGGGCATTTGCGGGCCATCCTCGGTACAATGACGGTGGAAGAAGTATATCGGAACCGGGATCGTTTTGCCCAAGAGGTTCAAGGCGTAGCAGCTAGAGATTTGAAAAAAATGGGTCTGCAAATTGTTTCATTTACCATCAAGGATGTTCGTGACAAACAGGGTTACCTGGATGCTCTCGGTAAACCGAGAATTGCTGCTGTGAAGCGGGATGCCGAGATTGCTGAAGCGGAAGCGATGCGTGATGCACGTATTCAGAAGGCTAATGCGGAAGAACAGGGGCAAAAAGCAGAGTTGCTGCGTGATACGAATATCGCCGAGGCAGCCAAAGAGAAGGAACTGAAAGTAGCCACGTTTAAACGGGATCAGGATACAGCCAAAGCGGAAGCCGATCAGGCGTACCATATCCATGAAGCACGTGCGAGACAGACCGTGGTGGAAGAAGAAATGAAGGTTGAACTTGTTCGTAAAGAACGTGAGATCGATCTTCAGGAAAAAGAAATCGTTGTACGTGAGAAGCAATATGATGCTGAAGTGAAGAAAAAGGCAGAAGCGGATCGTTATGCGGTGGAGCAGGCAGCCGAAGCGGATAAAGCCAAGAGAATGCGTGAAGCCGATGCGGTACAGTATTCCATCGAAACACACGCCAAAGCAACAGCTGAACAGAAGCGACTTGAAGGTCAGGCCATGGCGGATGCGGAACTTGCCAAAGGTACAGCTGATGCAGAAGTTATTCGTTTGCGTGGTCTTGCAGAAGCAGAAGCGAAGGAAAAACTGGCAGAAGCATTCCAGAAGTTTGGCGAAGCGGCTGTACTCGATATCATTGTCAAAATGCTGCCTGAACTGGCTGGCAAAATTGCAGAACCAATTGCATCCATTGATAAATTGACGGTGGTAGATACAGGTAAAGGTGAAGGTGCAGCGCGAGTGAGCAACTATGTTACCGAACTTATGGCGACGGCTCCAGAGATGCTCAAAAGTGTATCCGGCATCGATGTAGAGCAGCTGATTAAAGGCCTTACGAAGTCCAAAACACCTGCGCCAGTTGCCATTCAACAGAGCGAGGCTGTTACAACTCCTTCTATAATCGACAAGATTGTGGAAAGAGCTGGCGTTGACGAGTAA